CCTACGTCATCGAGAACACCAATCCCTCCGTACTCAACCTGCCGGAGGGTGTCGAGACGGGGGACACGTGGGTCAGGTTCACAACCTCCAAACCCTCCTTCAGCGTCGTTCCGAAGGATGTTGAAAACTACACGATTTTTGCCTTCGGAGACCACAGGCCCGATGGTGGGAAGGAACTTCCGCAGGTATTCCTCAAGATAAGGGATGCCATAAACGCCGACAGCGGGGTCTTCATAATAGACGGTGGAGACCTGGTCTATTCCGGCAAGGTCGACGAATGGGGCGAGCTGATGAAGGAGTGGAAGTGGAACAAGCCCGTGTTCATAGCCGTTGGCAACCACGAGTACCGCGGGGAAGGCATAAACGTCTACCACATGCTCTTTGGGCCGACGGACTACTCCTTCGTCCTTGGAGATTACTACTACATATTCATGAACAACATAGACCACGATTACGGGCTGAGCGACGAGCAGTGGGCGTGGCTTCAGAACGAGCTCGAAAAGGCTAAGAGCCTCGGCAAGAAGCCCGTCATCGTCATGCATGCCCCTCCGGTTGACCCAAGACCCAATGGCAACCACGGCATGAACTACATGGACGGCAAGAAGCTCCTCCAGCTCATGAAGGCCTACAACGCCTTTGGGGTCTTTAGCCACATTCACATGTTCTGGGACGGTGAGATAGACGGCGTCAGGTACATAGTCACCGGTGGAGGCGGAGCGCCGCTCTACGCCAAGCCCGATGAGGGCGGCTTTTACCACTATGCCAGGCTCGGCATGCTCTCCAATGCCACCATAACCGCCGAGCCCGTGAAGGTGAATCCCTGATTTTCTATTTATTCTATTTATTTCTACATAGAGATTCCCACACAACTATATTCTACTGCGGCAAGATATTTATATGTCCCCCCTTATTGGGCTTCGGTGATGGCAGTGGAAGTGTGGCTACTGATAACCGTGATCCTCGGATTTGCCATGGCGTGGGCGATAGGCGCTAACGATGCCGCCAACTCGATGAGCACCGCGGTGGGTGCGAAGGCGATAACCCCCAAACAGGCCGTCATAATAGCCGGCCTTCTTGAGTTCACCGGGGCGTACTTCTTTGGAAAAAGCGTTACCGAGACCATACGGAAGGGCATCCTCGACCCGACGATGATAACCGACCCGAACGTTCTTATCTACGGTTCCGTTGCGGCGCTTCTCGCGGCGACCCTCTGGCTTGTAATAGCCACCAAGTTCGGCCTGCCTGTCTCGACAACCCATTCGATCATAGGCGGTATAGCGGGCTATGGAATAGTCTACGCCGGAACGGCCATAGTCAACTGGGGCAAGATGACTCAGGTTGTCCTCAGCTGGATACTCTCCCCGATAGTCGGGGCCATAATGGCCTACTTCATATTCAAGGCGTTAACAAAAAGCATCTTCGAGAGAAAAGACCCCGTGAGGAGTGCCCGCATCTGGTCTCCCTTCTGGATCGGGCTGGCCTTCGTGGTCATAGGGACGATGTTCTACATCAAGGTCCTCCACGGAAAGGACCTCAAGACGGGCGTTTTCATGTACGGCGTCCCGCTCGGCATAGTTGTGTTCTTTGTAACGTACGTCCTCATAAAGCTCCGCTTCCCGAGCAGCGACCCCTTCATAGGTGTCGAGGCAATCTTTAGAAAGGTTCAGGTCATCACCTCTGGTTACGTGGCCTTAGCGCATGGAGCCAACGACGTGGCAAACGCGATAGGCCCCGTCGCGGCCGTCTATGCGGTGGCAACGATGGGGCTGAGCGGCATGCAGGTTCCCGTCCCCAAGTGGATCCTTGCCCTCGGTGGCCTGGGGATAGCGGTAGGTGTTGCCACCTACGGATACAGGGTGATGGAGACGGTAGGAAAGAAGATAACGGAGCTCACCAACACGAGAGGCTTCACAATAGACTTTTCGGCAGCAACGGTCGTTCTGGTTGCCAGCTGGATGGGCCTGCCAATCTCAACAACGCATACCGTCGTTGGGGCAGTCATAGGGGTAGGCCTTGCCAGGGGAGTAAAGGCAATAAACAAGAACATCGTTAGGGACATAATAATCTCCTGGTTCATTACCGTTCCGGTCGCGGGTCTGATAAGCGCGGCCATATTCAAGTTCCTCATGATCGTGGGGTGATAACATGCAGGTCTGGACAAAACTCTTTGCGAAGAGCCCGTTCAAGCCCCTCATAAAGCACTCCGAGGTCGTTCTCAACACCGTTGAGACCCTCGAAAAGGCGCTCCAGCGCTGGTACGATGGGGACTACGAGGAGATGAGAAAGATAGCCGTCGAGGTTGACCGCCTTGAGGACGTTGCCGACAGGATAAAAGAGGAGATAAGGGACTCCCTCAGCTCGAAGCTCATGATGGCAGTGGCTAGAGAGGACGTGCTCATCTACCTCCACATGCAGGACAAGGTGGCAGATGCGGCAGAGGACACCGCCAAATGGCTTCTCATCAGGGAGCCTGGAGAGCTTCCGGTCGAGGTCAAGGAGGTAATCCTCCAGATGGGCATGGAGAGCATTAAGGCTGCAAAGCTCGTCCACGAGGCCATAGTCCAGATGGATAGGGTTATAGAGAGCGGCTTCGCCGACGGGGAGATATCCAAGGAGTACGAGATAATCAGGCAGATAGAGAGCGTCGAGAACAAGATAGACGGCCTCGACACGAAGCTCATGCAGCTCGTCTTTGAGAACACGGAAAAGATGAGCTGGGGCGACGGATTCTACATCCTCAACATCGCCAGAACCCTCAGCAACATCTCTGACAAGGCGAAGGATGCGGCCGAGAGGATAAGGCTCATGATGAATAAGTGAGCCCCTTCTTTTCCGTTATTCTTAGAAGAAGGGCAAGAGAGAAGAACGAGAGGTTCAGATGGCTATCATCGTCGAGGTCATCTGTATCTCGGACATCTTCCTTATCTTCTCCGTGATGAACTGGTCAAGGTCCTTGAGCGTGTCTGTCTCAACCTTAACGACGAGGTCGTACTCGCCGTAGACCACGTAGGCCTCCTTAACCTCCGGCATGGCCAGAAGCTTCTCCATAACTTCCCTTTCCTTTCCAGCGGCCGTCACCATCAAAATAAAAGCCGTCACCATGGCTATCACCAAAAGTATTTTATCGGCGGAGTATTTAAGCTTATCGAGGAGTATGTTCGACCACCTGATAAGCAAAGCCCGGCTGGGGCGGTTTTACTCTCACCTGAAATCGCTCGGATTCGAGGAAATCCGCCCCTACTCCAAGGGAACCACGAGCCTTATCTTCCGGGCAATGTTAGATGAAAAAAACGTCATCATTAAGCTCCAAAGGCCCGATTCGCCGAGGCAGAACTTCGCGAGGGAGGCGAAAATCGTCAGGACGATAGAGCCCTTCGGGGTAACTCCCCCGCTGGTGAGGTATGGCGTCTTTGAAGGCCTTGAGTACCTAATCCGGGAGTTCGCGGAGGGGGAGATAATCTTCCACGCCGACCTGGAAAAGCGCCACCTCTTTGAGGTAGTCGAGAAAACCGCCCTCCTCGACAGGCTCGGCCTCGACCACGGCCAGATCCAGGGCGGCAAGCACATAATAGTCGGCGAGCGCGTTTACCTCATAGACTTTGAGAAGGCCAACTGGAGGAAGCCGAAGAACCTCACCTCCGCGATGGCGATGATTTTCCTCAACGACAACTACATCTCGCGTCGGGTGAGGGCGAAGTTCGGTATCGATGGAGAATTTTTGGACGAAATGAGGAACGAAGTTAGGGCTTACAAAAGAACGGGGAGGCTTTCAGGCCTTCTCCGCCTCCTTTCTCGCCTTTAGTCTGTCTGCGTAGATCGCCAGCAGGGGTATCGCGATCGCCATCGCTATGAGGCCCATCCTCGGGTCCCACAGGTAGTTGAAGACCAGTATGACCACCACCGCTATGGCTATCATGAGGAAGAGGTCACGGTCGTAGAGCCTCGACTTCGCCAGTACGTTCTGCTCCCTCGCGATGTATGCTAAGTAGAGGGGTATCCCTAGGGCGGCCAGTGCTATTCCGCTGTATGTTCTGAGAACGAGCGAAACCACTATTCCAGCAGCCAGTATAATTCCAACGGCGTACTCTTCCTTCATCCTCTCACCTGGACGGGTAGTTACCCTTATATACTTTTAAGGCTCTCTACTAGGTAGGTGATAGCGTTATGAGCAGTATCGAATGGAACCATGAGACCTTTTCTAAGTTCGCCTACCTGGGCGACCCGAGAATAAGGGGGAACCTTGTCGCCTACACCCTCACCAAGGCCAACATGAAGGACAACAGGTACGAAAGCACCGTGGTCGTTGAGGACCTGGAGACCGGCGCGAGGCGCTTCATCGAGAACGCCTCCATGCCGAGGATCTCACCCGACGGCAGAAAGCTCGCCTTTACTCGCTTTAACGAGGAGAAGAAGGAGAGCGAGATATGGGTCGCTGACGTCCAGACCCTGAGCGCCAAGAAGGTTTTGAGCGCTAAAAACGTCCGCTCAATTCAGTGGAACGACGACTCCCGGAGGCTCCTCGTTGTGGGGTTCAAGAGGAGGGACGATGAGGACTTCGTCTTCGACGACGATGTTCCGGCCTGGTTTGATAACATGGGCTTCTTCGACGGCGAAAAGACCACCTTCTGGGTTCTTGACACGGAGAGCGAGGAGGTAATCGAGCGGTTCGAGAAGCCGAGGTTTTCAAGTGGGATATGGCACGGCGATTCCATACTCGTCAACGTCCCGCACCGCGAGGGAAGCAAGCCCGCCCTCTTCAAGTTCTACGACATCTACCTCTGGAGGGACGGCGAGGAGGAAAAGCTCTTCGAGCGCGTTTCCTTCATGGCGGTGGATTCCGACGGGAAGGCCATCCTTCTGAGGGGGAAGAGGGAGAAGAAGTACCTCAGCGAGCACGAGTGGCTCTACATCTGGGACGGAGAGCTCAAGCCGGTCTACGAAGGTCCGCTGGACGTCTATGACGCTAGGCTTGATGATGGGAGGGTCTACTTCCTGACGCCCGACGCTGGAAGGGTGAACCTCTGGCTCTGGGACGGGAAGGCCGAGAGAATCGTTGCCGGTGACCACTGTGTATACGGCTTCGACGTCCACGGAGGCAGGGCGGTTCTGCTTATAGCGACGGCGACGAGAATAGCGGAGCTCTACCTCTACGACGGCGAGCTGAAGCAGATAACCGACTACAACGGGCCGATATTCGAACGGCTCAAAACCTTTGAGCCGAGGCACTTCCGCTTCAGGTCCATTGACCTTGAGATAGACGGCTGGTACCTCAAACCGGAGCTGAAGGAAGATGAGAAGGCTCCGGTGATAGTCTTCGTCCACGGCGGACCGAAGGGGATGTACGGCCACCGCTTCGTCTACGAGATGCAGTTAATGGCGAACAAGGGCTACTACGTTGTCTTCGTGAACCCGCGCGGGAGCAACGGCTACAGCGAAGACTTTGCCCTCCGCGTGCTGGAGAGAACCGGTCTGGAGGACTTCCAGGACATAATGAACGGTATTGAGGAGTTCTTTAAGCTCGAACCCCCGGCAGACAGGGAGCGCGTTGGAATAACCGGCATAAGCTACGGCGGCTTCATGACCAACTGGGCCTTAACTCAGTCCGACCTCTTCAAGGCCGGCATCAGCGAGAACGGCATAAGCTACTGGCTGACGAACTACGCATTCTCAGACATAGGCCTCTGGTACGACGTTGAAGTCATCGGGCCAAATCCGCTCGAAAACGATAACTACAGGAAGCTCAGCCCACTGTTCTACGCAGATAGGGTTAAAGCGCCGATCCTGCTCATCCACAGCCTTGAGGACTACCGCTGTCCGCTCGACCAGAGTTTAATGTTCTACAACGTGCTCAGGGACATGGGCAAGGAGGCGTACATAGCGATATTCAAGCGTGGTGCCCACGGCCACAGCATACGGGGCAAGCCGAAGCACAGAGCGAAGAGGTACAGGCTCTTCATCGAGTTCTTCGAGCGCAAACTCAAGAAGTATGAGGAAGGCTTCGACGTGGAGGAGGTGATGAAGGGCGAAACGAAGGAATGAGC
This window of the Thermococcus thermotolerans genome carries:
- a CDS encoding inorganic phosphate transporter yields the protein MAVEVWLLITVILGFAMAWAIGANDAANSMSTAVGAKAITPKQAVIIAGLLEFTGAYFFGKSVTETIRKGILDPTMITDPNVLIYGSVAALLAATLWLVIATKFGLPVSTTHSIIGGIAGYGIVYAGTAIVNWGKMTQVVLSWILSPIVGAIMAYFIFKALTKSIFERKDPVRSARIWSPFWIGLAFVVIGTMFYIKVLHGKDLKTGVFMYGVPLGIVVFFVTYVLIKLRFPSSDPFIGVEAIFRKVQVITSGYVALAHGANDVANAIGPVAAVYAVATMGLSGMQVPVPKWILALGGLGIAVGVATYGYRVMETVGKKITELTNTRGFTIDFSAATVVLVASWMGLPISTTHTVVGAVIGVGLARGVKAINKNIVRDIIISWFITVPVAGLISAAIFKFLMIVG
- a CDS encoding TIGR00153 family protein, whose translation is MQVWTKLFAKSPFKPLIKHSEVVLNTVETLEKALQRWYDGDYEEMRKIAVEVDRLEDVADRIKEEIRDSLSSKLMMAVAREDVLIYLHMQDKVADAAEDTAKWLLIREPGELPVEVKEVILQMGMESIKAAKLVHEAIVQMDRVIESGFADGEISKEYEIIRQIESVENKIDGLDTKLMQLVFENTEKMSWGDGFYILNIARTLSNISDKAKDAAERIRLMMNK
- a CDS encoding Lrp/AsnC family transcriptional regulator, whose translation is MVTAFILMVTAAGKEREVMEKLLAMPEVKEAYVVYGEYDLVVKVETDTLKDLDQFITEKIRKMSEIQMTSTMIAI
- a CDS encoding serine/threonine protein kinase → MFDHLISKARLGRFYSHLKSLGFEEIRPYSKGTTSLIFRAMLDEKNVIIKLQRPDSPRQNFAREAKIVRTIEPFGVTPPLVRYGVFEGLEYLIREFAEGEIIFHADLEKRHLFEVVEKTALLDRLGLDHGQIQGGKHIIVGERVYLIDFEKANWRKPKNLTSAMAMIFLNDNYISRRVRAKFGIDGEFLDEMRNEVRAYKRTGRLSGLLRLLSRL
- a CDS encoding dipeptidyl-peptidase 5 → MSSIEWNHETFSKFAYLGDPRIRGNLVAYTLTKANMKDNRYESTVVVEDLETGARRFIENASMPRISPDGRKLAFTRFNEEKKESEIWVADVQTLSAKKVLSAKNVRSIQWNDDSRRLLVVGFKRRDDEDFVFDDDVPAWFDNMGFFDGEKTTFWVLDTESEEVIERFEKPRFSSGIWHGDSILVNVPHREGSKPALFKFYDIYLWRDGEEEKLFERVSFMAVDSDGKAILLRGKREKKYLSEHEWLYIWDGELKPVYEGPLDVYDARLDDGRVYFLTPDAGRVNLWLWDGKAERIVAGDHCVYGFDVHGGRAVLLIATATRIAELYLYDGELKQITDYNGPIFERLKTFEPRHFRFRSIDLEIDGWYLKPELKEDEKAPVIVFVHGGPKGMYGHRFVYEMQLMANKGYYVVFVNPRGSNGYSEDFALRVLERTGLEDFQDIMNGIEEFFKLEPPADRERVGITGISYGGFMTNWALTQSDLFKAGISENGISYWLTNYAFSDIGLWYDVEVIGPNPLENDNYRKLSPLFYADRVKAPILLIHSLEDYRCPLDQSLMFYNVLRDMGKEAYIAIFKRGAHGHSIRGKPKHRAKRYRLFIEFFERKLKKYEEGFDVEEVMKGETKE